From the Fibrobacterota bacterium genome, one window contains:
- a CDS encoding thioredoxin fold domain-containing protein, with product MKGLRGIFVPVALLGAFASLGFSQDLVWKPFDKGLKDAAAGKKYAFVDVYTDWCGYCKMVESTTLKAKPVLAELEKNFVSIKFNAESQDQVTWKGKKIAMRDLSLSWGVEGFPTLLFISPKGEIIGSFSSYAEADLMINLLKYISSGARERKVSFEEFLKGAS from the coding sequence ATGAAAGGTTTGCGCGGCATCTTCGTCCCCGTGGCGCTCCTCGGCGCCTTCGCCAGCCTGGGCTTTTCCCAGGACCTGGTGTGGAAACCGTTCGATAAGGGTCTGAAGGACGCCGCCGCCGGCAAGAAGTACGCCTTCGTGGACGTCTACACCGATTGGTGCGGCTACTGCAAGATGGTGGAAAGCACCACCCTCAAAGCCAAGCCGGTGCTGGCCGAACTCGAGAAGAACTTCGTCAGCATCAAGTTCAATGCCGAGAGCCAGGATCAAGTCACCTGGAAGGGCAAGAAGATCGCCATGCGCGATTTGTCCCTGTCCTGGGGCGTGGAAGGTTTTCCCACCTTGCTTTTCATCAGCCCTAAGGGGGAGATCATCGGCAGCTTTTCGTCCTACGCCGAAGCCGACCTGATGATCAATCTGCTCAAATACATCTCCTCCGGGGCGCGCGAGCGGAAGGTTTCCTTCGAGGAGTTCTTGAAGGGCGCTTCTTGA
- the trxA gene encoding thioredoxin has translation MASEFVKELTSENFEQEVAAYTGTVLVDFWAPWCGPCRMVGPVVEELAKDYQGKVKVGKLNTDDAPDIASKFGIRSIPTLLFFKNGAVVQQLVGAYPKSKISEKLESALK, from the coding sequence ATGGCATCGGAATTTGTGAAGGAACTGACCAGCGAGAACTTCGAGCAAGAAGTCGCCGCATACACCGGTACGGTCTTGGTGGATTTTTGGGCCCCGTGGTGCGGCCCTTGCCGCATGGTTGGCCCCGTGGTCGAGGAACTCGCCAAGGATTACCAGGGCAAAGTGAAGGTAGGGAAGCTGAATACCGACGATGCTCCCGACATCGCGAGCAAGTTCGGGATCCGCAGCATTCCCACCCTGCTTTTCTTCAAGAACGGCGCGGTGGTACAACAGCTGGTCGGCGCCTATCCCAAAAGCAAGATTAGCGAGAAGCTGGAAAGCGCGCTGAAGTGA
- the ftsY gene encoding signal recognition particle-docking protein FtsY → MGFFGKIFTGLTKTRESMVKEVKGAFGKGKLTEQVIENIEEKLLACDIGIDVASAIMDYVRTKARGEEIDSQQLLGWMAEATRDLLPQTPAWEAKAKPHVILMIGVNGAGKTTTIGKLAHFYKGLGLKVMVAAGDTFRAGAIAQLERWAERTDVDIVKHQEGADAASVAYDAYAAAKARGFDILIIDTAGRLQNKGHLMEELRKIVRVLRKHDESLPHECLLVIDGNTGQNAIQQGQGFNGIVKLDGLVVTKLDGTAKGGAIIPICREFGIPVAWVGVGEDVGDLIRFDREEYVRGLFLKDAEATELIPDPTALPAGKTASDYYLGV, encoded by the coding sequence ATGGGCTTTTTCGGCAAGATTTTCACCGGCCTCACCAAGACGCGCGAAAGCATGGTCAAGGAGGTAAAGGGAGCGTTCGGCAAGGGCAAGCTCACCGAGCAGGTAATCGAAAACATCGAAGAGAAGCTCCTTGCCTGCGACATCGGCATCGACGTGGCGTCCGCGATCATGGATTACGTGCGCACCAAGGCGCGTGGGGAAGAGATCGACTCTCAGCAGTTGCTGGGATGGATGGCCGAAGCCACGCGCGACCTTTTGCCGCAGACGCCGGCGTGGGAAGCGAAAGCCAAACCCCACGTGATCCTCATGATCGGGGTCAACGGGGCGGGGAAGACCACGACTATCGGGAAGTTGGCGCACTTTTACAAAGGCCTGGGTTTGAAGGTGATGGTGGCCGCGGGGGATACCTTCCGCGCCGGAGCCATCGCGCAACTGGAGCGCTGGGCGGAACGGACCGACGTGGACATCGTGAAGCACCAGGAGGGCGCGGATGCGGCCTCGGTGGCGTATGACGCTTACGCGGCGGCCAAGGCCCGCGGCTTCGATATCCTCATCATCGATACCGCGGGGCGGCTCCAGAACAAGGGCCACCTGATGGAAGAGCTACGCAAGATCGTGCGCGTGCTGCGCAAGCACGATGAGTCCTTGCCGCACGAATGCCTGCTCGTCATCGACGGCAATACCGGACAGAACGCCATCCAGCAGGGGCAGGGTTTCAACGGCATCGTGAAGCTGGACGGTTTGGTGGTGACCAAGTTGGACGGGACCGCCAAGGGCGGCGCGATCATCCCTATCTGCCGCGAGTTCGGGATTCCCGTCGCTTGGGTCGGAGTGGGGGAGGACGTGGGCGATTTGATCCGCTTCGATCGCGAAGAGTACGTGCGGGGCCTTTTCCTGAAGGATGCCGAGGCCACGGAACTGATTCCCGATCCCACGGCTTTGCCAGCCGGGAAAACGGCTTCGGATTATTATTTGGGTGTTTGA
- a CDS encoding HDOD domain-containing protein: protein MPESDFGNPEAFFARYVRRDGGVPKNPVLIRETLAVLRDPACSAQDLVHVLEKEPAVSSKVLKAANSVFYGTPRSITSLKAAIVRLGNHNISRIALSASLAGSEGPLWGDFWRHSIAVGLLSRHIAQFTGIYTQQEVEELFSMGLLHDLGAMIELDSGEFKRVERTIEAGPHTLAEAENLVFGFDHGRLGKHVAEQWNFPGDLVAAIGHHHQPEQSKEFYKKTIVVHLADLVCHGFQIVSLPGEAPPPTQDAYLEELNLPVEQLVIFGEWLLQQKDEIDAFGDLMRDASS from the coding sequence ATGCCAGAAAGCGATTTCGGCAATCCGGAAGCCTTCTTCGCCCGCTACGTCCGCCGCGACGGCGGCGTCCCCAAGAATCCCGTTCTGATCCGCGAGACCCTGGCCGTGCTGCGCGATCCCGCCTGTTCGGCGCAGGACCTGGTGCATGTGCTGGAGAAGGAACCGGCCGTCTCCTCCAAGGTATTGAAGGCGGCCAATTCGGTCTTCTACGGGACCCCGCGCAGCATCACCTCGCTCAAGGCGGCGATCGTCCGCCTGGGGAACCACAATATTTCCCGCATCGCCCTGTCGGCCTCCCTGGCCGGAAGCGAGGGCCCGCTCTGGGGCGATTTCTGGCGCCACTCGATCGCCGTAGGCCTGCTTTCCCGCCACATCGCGCAATTCACCGGCATTTATACCCAGCAAGAAGTGGAAGAGCTTTTTTCCATGGGCCTCTTGCACGACCTGGGCGCCATGATCGAACTGGACTCGGGCGAATTCAAGCGCGTGGAGCGGACCATCGAGGCCGGCCCCCATACCCTCGCCGAAGCCGAAAACCTGGTATTCGGTTTCGATCATGGCCGCTTGGGGAAGCATGTCGCCGAGCAATGGAATTTCCCCGGCGATCTGGTGGCCGCCATCGGCCATCATCATCAGCCGGAGCAGAGCAAGGAATTCTATAAGAAGACGATCGTCGTGCACTTGGCCGATCTCGTCTGCCACGGCTTCCAAATCGTGAGCCTGCCTGGCGAAGCGCCCCCGCCCACGCAGGACGCGTATCTGGAAGAGCTGAACCTGCCGGTGGAGCAGTTGGTGATCTTCGGGGAGTGGTTGTTGCAGCAGAAGGATGAAATCGACGCGTTCGGGGATCTGATGCGGGATGCTTCTTCGTAG
- a CDS encoding HDOD domain-containing protein yields MAEDSKQRYQRIIQDLGQIPTMPTIAAKVMQIVNDPHSSAEDVAKFISRDVALTSKVLRLANSAFYGIPRTISSVNSAIVILGFNTIRSLVLSASVLKVFPQKPGLVRFDRKAFWKHSFMVGIASRMLAQIYRKKKLVDMETAFSAGLLHDIGKIILEQFSNEDYLPVLNAAKEKGLPLVMVEKSILGMSHADVSGMLVDKWQMPNELKGPIVFHHSPLEDKTAQDMACIVHFANHLCHLKGSGCMAEETYAPLAKEVEGLLGLGISSEQLLEELEKHIQEAEPFFSLIEAN; encoded by the coding sequence ATGGCAGAGGATTCCAAACAGCGTTACCAGCGGATTATCCAGGATCTCGGGCAGATCCCCACCATGCCCACCATCGCCGCGAAAGTGATGCAGATCGTGAACGATCCGCATTCCAGCGCCGAGGACGTGGCCAAGTTCATTTCCCGGGACGTGGCCCTCACCTCCAAGGTGCTGCGCCTGGCCAACTCGGCCTTCTACGGGATCCCCCGGACCATTTCCTCCGTCAACTCGGCCATCGTCATCCTGGGATTCAATACCATCCGCAGCTTGGTGTTGTCGGCCTCGGTGCTGAAAGTCTTTCCCCAGAAACCCGGCCTGGTCCGATTCGATCGTAAAGCCTTCTGGAAGCATTCCTTCATGGTGGGAATCGCCTCGCGCATGTTGGCCCAGATCTATCGCAAGAAGAAGTTGGTGGACATGGAGACCGCTTTCTCAGCCGGTTTGTTGCACGACATCGGGAAGATCATCCTGGAGCAGTTCTCCAACGAGGATTACCTGCCCGTGCTCAATGCCGCCAAGGAGAAAGGGCTGCCCCTGGTCATGGTCGAGAAATCCATCTTGGGCATGAGCCACGCGGACGTGAGCGGGATGCTGGTGGACAAGTGGCAGATGCCCAACGAGCTGAAAGGCCCCATCGTATTCCACCATTCGCCCTTGGAAGACAAAACGGCGCAGGACATGGCCTGCATCGTCCATTTCGCCAACCATCTTTGCCATCTCAAAGGCAGCGGCTGCATGGCCGAGGAAACCTACGCGCCTTTAGCCAAAGAGGTCGAAGGCTTGCTGGGGCTGGGCATTTCCTCCGAGCAATTGCTGGAAGAACTCGAAAAGCATATCCAGGAAGCGGAGCCTTTCTTTTCCCTTATCGAAGCGAACTGA
- a CDS encoding ATP-dependent Clp protease proteolytic subunit, translated as MDDKEKEKEKEESNLGKEIMESFIKARKIFLWSQVDDTVAEKVVKQLLYLDTLNHEDITLYINSPGGVISSGMAIIDAMSAIKSDVATVVSGQAASMGAQLLALGTKGKRYAWKNARVMIHQPLISGQMYGPATDIQIQAEEMLRIRNVLNKLLADATGKSVEQIELDTDRDRFMTAEEAKAYGMVDFIENKL; from the coding sequence ATGGACGATAAGGAAAAGGAAAAGGAGAAGGAGGAATCCAATCTCGGCAAGGAGATCATGGAGTCCTTCATCAAGGCCCGCAAGATCTTCCTGTGGTCCCAGGTGGACGATACCGTCGCCGAAAAAGTGGTGAAGCAACTGCTCTACCTGGACACCCTCAACCATGAGGACATCACCCTCTACATCAACAGCCCCGGCGGCGTGATCTCTTCGGGCATGGCCATCATCGATGCGATGAGCGCGATCAAGTCCGACGTGGCGACCGTGGTCTCGGGACAAGCCGCCTCCATGGGCGCGCAACTTCTGGCCCTCGGGACCAAGGGCAAGCGTTACGCCTGGAAGAACGCCCGCGTCATGATCCATCAGCCCCTCATTTCCGGCCAGATGTACGGCCCCGCCACCGATATCCAGATCCAGGCGGAAGAGATGCTGCGGATCCGCAACGTGCTGAACAAGCTGCTCGCCGATGCGACCGGCAAGAGCGTAGAGCAAATCGAATTGGATACCGATCGCGATCGCTTCATGACGGCCGAAGAAGCGAAGGCCTACGGCATGGTGGATTTCATCGAGAATAAGCTCTAA
- a CDS encoding cysteine--tRNA ligase, producing the protein MSADLSIYNTASKKVEPFVPLTPGVARVYSCGPTVYHYVHIGNLRTFIFEDLLRRTLEYVGYAVKHIVNITDVGHLTSDADTGEDKMEKGAAREGKSVWDIAEYYTQSFYKDWERLNLKQPSAWTKATAHIPEQIALVQTLEAKGFTYIIPDDGIYFDTAKFPRYADFAGLDLKGMQEGHRIGVTEGKRNASDFALWKFSPKDSKRAMEWDSPWGLGFPGWHAECSAMAMKHLGDTLDIHCGGTDLIRVHHTNEIAQSECATGHTFSRYWMHGSWLVEQPTADGGGGKMSKSSGEFVTLDLLLKKGYGAMDYRYFCLSAHYRQYLNFSWEAMDTARDSLKSLRRKTDPLVAKASSLASDNALGWRQRFQAAICDDLGFPQALAVLNQMLKDPDLLDGEKGALVLDFDQALGLKLDEKDERAGTALPGPLAALLEERKEARARKDWKRSDEIRDLLKDKGFGVKDNPDGTTNWFPI; encoded by the coding sequence ATGAGCGCCGATCTTTCCATTTACAATACGGCCTCCAAGAAGGTCGAGCCCTTCGTGCCCCTGACGCCGGGCGTGGCCCGCGTCTATTCCTGCGGCCCCACCGTCTACCATTACGTCCACATCGGGAACCTGCGTACCTTCATCTTCGAGGATCTGCTGCGCCGCACCCTGGAGTACGTCGGATATGCCGTGAAGCATATCGTGAACATCACCGACGTGGGCCACTTGACCTCCGACGCCGACACCGGCGAGGACAAGATGGAAAAGGGCGCGGCGCGCGAAGGCAAGTCGGTGTGGGACATCGCCGAGTACTATACGCAATCGTTCTATAAGGATTGGGAACGCCTCAACCTCAAGCAGCCTTCCGCCTGGACCAAGGCCACCGCGCATATTCCCGAGCAGATCGCCCTGGTGCAGACCTTGGAGGCCAAGGGCTTCACCTATATCATCCCCGACGACGGGATTTATTTCGATACCGCCAAGTTCCCGCGCTACGCCGATTTCGCCGGGCTCGATCTCAAGGGCATGCAGGAAGGCCACCGCATCGGCGTCACCGAGGGCAAGCGCAACGCCAGCGACTTCGCCTTGTGGAAATTCTCGCCCAAGGATTCGAAGCGGGCCATGGAATGGGATTCGCCCTGGGGCCTGGGATTCCCCGGATGGCATGCCGAATGCTCTGCCATGGCCATGAAGCATTTGGGCGACACCTTGGACATCCACTGCGGCGGCACCGATCTCATCCGCGTGCACCACACCAACGAAATCGCGCAGTCCGAATGCGCCACCGGCCATACCTTCTCCCGCTATTGGATGCACGGATCCTGGCTGGTGGAACAGCCCACCGCCGACGGTGGCGGCGGGAAGATGTCCAAGTCCTCGGGCGAGTTCGTGACCTTGGACCTTCTGCTCAAGAAGGGCTACGGAGCCATGGACTACCGCTACTTCTGCCTGTCGGCGCATTACCGGCAGTACCTGAACTTCAGCTGGGAAGCGATGGATACGGCGCGCGATTCCCTGAAAAGCCTGCGTCGCAAGACCGATCCGCTGGTCGCGAAGGCCTCCTCCCTCGCTTCGGACAACGCCCTGGGCTGGCGCCAGCGCTTCCAGGCCGCCATCTGCGATGATCTCGGATTCCCCCAAGCGCTCGCGGTGCTGAACCAGATGCTGAAGGATCCCGATCTGTTGGATGGCGAAAAAGGGGCGCTCGTGCTCGACTTCGATCAAGCGCTGGGGCTCAAGCTCGACGAGAAGGATGAACGCGCCGGAACGGCATTGCCGGGACCGCTGGCCGCCCTGCTCGAGGAGCGCAAGGAAGCGCGGGCCCGCAAGGATTGGAAACGGAGCGACGAGATCCGGGATCTCCTGAAGGATAAGGGCTTCGGCGTGAAGGACAATCCCGACGGCACCACCAACTGGTTTCCGATCTGA
- a CDS encoding SagB/ThcOx family dehydrogenase, whose amino-acid sequence MASFTERYHELTKYNPHTIDKLGPVHWDRQPPAFKPISAKGKIDLLTRLQAAMEILGTDPAAPREAADTGGPETGGTESGGPEAGLENIARLLFFTLGLTARLTDQSGSDHFLRAAPSAGGLYPTEIYVAARGQKGLADGIYHYHSLKSALIPVWEGSFWADLKHYFLGHPAVEGAGLLFLFTGIYGRSAWRYKERAYRRILLDTGHALGNLLEACRATGQDYALLGGFLDAGLEELLFLTPKEEFPLLGVAVGPRGSLLAAFGQYPGEPPAEAIKHAQAGDPMQVQQNACERIRSEKPRAPVSGACGGPAFPLPSRYSPFKAILSRRSCRKFTGASVTLDQVREALAYAFRPEGAPWCLAPGQLGFHLVALGIKGLEPGVYELDPATLGLTERRRGDFRSETYFMCLGQDLASECAFALVHTANLAALAEVYGDRGYRYACMDAGQIGERLNLWSVHQGLGSSGIGGYYDDQANELLKAPLAHGILYISLVGVPEAE is encoded by the coding sequence TTGGCCAGCTTCACCGAACGGTACCACGAGCTTACCAAGTACAATCCGCATACCATCGATAAGCTGGGGCCCGTGCATTGGGATCGCCAGCCCCCCGCCTTTAAGCCCATCTCCGCCAAGGGGAAAATCGATCTCCTCACGCGCCTACAAGCGGCCATGGAAATCCTGGGAACGGACCCGGCCGCGCCCCGGGAAGCCGCGGATACGGGTGGGCCGGAAACAGGCGGTACCGAATCGGGCGGGCCCGAAGCCGGCCTCGAGAACATCGCCCGCCTCCTCTTTTTCACCTTAGGTCTCACCGCCCGCCTAACCGATCAGTCCGGCAGCGATCATTTCCTGCGCGCGGCCCCCTCGGCCGGAGGCCTTTATCCGACCGAGATCTACGTGGCCGCCCGCGGCCAAAAGGGCCTCGCCGACGGCATCTACCATTACCATTCCCTCAAGTCGGCGCTCATCCCCGTCTGGGAGGGATCGTTCTGGGCCGATCTCAAGCATTACTTCCTGGGCCATCCCGCCGTCGAGGGCGCGGGCCTGCTCTTCCTTTTCACCGGCATCTACGGCCGCAGCGCCTGGCGTTATAAGGAGCGCGCTTACCGGCGCATTCTGCTGGACACCGGGCATGCCTTGGGTAATCTCCTGGAAGCCTGCCGCGCCACCGGCCAGGATTACGCCTTGCTCGGCGGCTTTCTGGACGCGGGCTTGGAAGAACTTCTATTCCTCACCCCCAAGGAAGAATTCCCCCTGCTAGGCGTGGCGGTGGGGCCGCGCGGCAGCCTGCTCGCCGCTTTCGGGCAATATCCCGGCGAGCCTCCCGCCGAGGCCATCAAGCATGCGCAAGCCGGCGATCCCATGCAGGTGCAGCAGAACGCTTGCGAACGCATCCGTTCGGAAAAGCCGCGCGCGCCCGTGAGCGGCGCTTGCGGCGGCCCCGCCTTCCCGCTCCCGTCCAGGTATAGCCCGTTCAAGGCCATCCTGAGCCGCCGCAGTTGCCGCAAGTTCACCGGCGCCAGCGTCACCCTCGATCAGGTCCGCGAGGCGCTGGCCTACGCGTTCCGTCCCGAAGGCGCGCCCTGGTGCCTGGCTCCAGGGCAACTGGGCTTCCACCTGGTGGCCTTGGGAATCAAAGGACTCGAGCCCGGCGTGTACGAATTGGATCCCGCCACTTTGGGTCTGACCGAACGGCGCCGGGGTGATTTCCGCTCCGAGACCTATTTCATGTGCCTGGGGCAGGATCTGGCTTCCGAATGCGCCTTCGCCCTGGTGCATACCGCCAATCTGGCGGCTTTGGCCGAAGTATACGGCGATCGCGGCTACCGTTACGCCTGCATGGATGCGGGCCAGATCGGCGAACGGCTTAATCTATGGTCGGTGCACCAGGGATTAGGGTCAAGCGGCATCGGCGGGTATTACGACGATCAGGCCAACGAATTGTTGAAGGCGCCCTTGGCCCACGGCATCCTCTACATAAGCCTGGTCGGGGTTCCCGAAGCGGAATAA